The following proteins are encoded in a genomic region of Liolophura sinensis isolate JHLJ2023 chromosome 7, CUHK_Ljap_v2, whole genome shotgun sequence:
- the LOC135469672 gene encoding ubiquitin-like modifier-activating enzyme 1, translating into MSSEHSSPPAKKPRTEPTGASCAKNSTTNSLTGATMAKNGTSDEIDEGLYSRQLYVLGHDAMRRMAHSNVLISGMGGLGVEIAKNVVLGGVKSVTIHDQGEATWYDLSSQFFLREEDIGKNRAEVTQPRLAELNTYVPVKKLTTALTEDDLKEYQVVVLTRSSLEEQIRVGEFCHANGIKVIVAETRGLFGMVFCDFGEGFVVTDVDGEQPVSNMVASISKETESVVTCLDETRHGYEDGDYVTFAEIKGMTELNGCNPIKIKVLGPYTFSIGDTTGFSDYVRGGIVTKVKMPRTLNFKSITKALAAPEVVPSDFAKFDRPAQLHIAFQTLHEYERRNGALPRSRNKSDAEQFLNIFKEVNQKSPAKVEEINEELVIEFAEQARGDICAIQAVIGGISAQEVMKACSGKFNPIFQYFYFDALECLPEEKGSLTEEKCRPKNCRYDGQLAVFGSDIQQRIGSLKYFLVGAGAIGCEMLKNWAMMGMACAPEGQITVTDMDIIEKSNLNRQFLFRPWDVQKPKSSTAGNAVKQMNPAVRILSQENRVGPETESVYTDDFFEALDGVANALDNVDARMYMDRRCVYYCKPLLESGTLGTKGNVQVVIPHMTESYSSSQDPPEKSIPICTLKNFPNAIEHTLQWARDMFEGLFVQPMENAVQYVTDPKFLERVQKLAGSQPVEMIDSVKKTLVDERPMKFEDCVAWARNLWQENYCNNIRQLLFNFPSDQLTSSGQPFWSGPKRCPHPLTFDSNNEVHLDYVMAGANLRAEMYGIKQVRDRAAIKGMVDKVVVPEFVPKSGVRIEVTDAELQNRADGPSDMDSFERMISALPPPDTLQNLKLTPLDFEKDDDTNFHMDFIVAASNLRAENYDIPPADRHKSKLIAGKIIPAIATTTGLVVGLVCLELYKVIQGHKKFESYKNGFVNLALPFFAFSEPIAAPKQKYYDKEFTLWDRFEVQGEMTLKEFLDYFQNEHHLEITMLSQGVCMLYSFFMQPAKREERLALPLSEVVKRVSKKKIPPYVKALVLELCCNDTDGEDVEVPYVKYIL; encoded by the exons ATGTCCTCTGAGCATTCATCCCCGCCTGCCAAAAAGCCACGAACAGAACCCACGGGTGCCAGTTGTGCGAAAAACAGTACGACAAACAGTTTAACAGGG GCTACAATGGCAAAAAACGGCACCTCAGATGAAATTGATGAGGGCCTTTACTCTCGCCAGCT GTATGTGCTTGGCCATGATGCCATGCGCAGAATGGCACACTCGAATGTCCTGATCTCTGGCATGGGCGGGCTTGGCGTGGAAATAGCAAAGAATGTTGTCTTGGGTGGTGTGAAGTCTGTTACTATCCATGATCAAGGGGAGGCAACCTGGTATGATCTGTCATCTCAG TTCTTCCTACGGGAAGAAGACATAGGTAAAAATCGTGCTGAGGTCACTCAGCCACGCCTAGCAGAGCTGAACACATATGTCCCAGTCAAAAAGCTGACGACTGCACTTACAGAAGACGACCTGAAGGAATACCAG GTTGTTGTATTGACACGCTCAAGTTTAGAAGAGCAGATTCGTGTGGGAGAATTCTGTCATGCTAATGGAATCAAAGTCATTGTGGCAGAGACCAGAGGATTATTCGG TATGGTGTTTTGCGACTTTGGAGAGGGTTTTGTCGTAACTGATGTAGATGGGGAACAGCCGGTTAGCAACATGGTGGCCAGTATATCAAAG GAGACAGAGAGTGTGGTGACCTGTTTGGATGAAACACGCCATGGTTATGAGGATGGAGATTATGTCACGTTTGCAGAAATCAAAGGCATGACCGAGTTAAATGGTTGTAATCCCATCAAGATTAAAGTATTGG GTCCCTACACCTTCAGTATAGGTGACACGACTGGGTTCTCAGATTACGTTAGAGGTGGCATAGTCACAAAAGTCAAAATGCCACGTACTCTTAACTTT AAATCTATTACCAAGGCATTGGCTGCCCCAGAAGTAGTGCCCTCTGACTTTGCCAAGTTTGATAGGCCAGCACAGTTACATATAGCATTCCAGACCCTACATGAGTATGAGAGAAGAAACGGGGCATTACCAAGGAGTAGAAATAAG TCTGATGCAGAACAGTTTCTGAACATATTCAAAGAGGTCAATCAAAAGTCTCCAGCTAAGGTTGAGGAGATTAACGAGGAGTTGGTGATTGAGTTTGCAGAGCAGGCTCGAGGAGATATTTGTGCTATCCAGGCTGTGATTGGTGGAATAAGTGCTCAGGAGGTCATGAAG GCATGCAGTGGAAAATTCAACCCAATATTTCAGTACTTCTACTTTGATGCTCTAGAATGTCTCCCAGAGGAGAAAGGCTCTCTGACAGAAGAAAAATGCCGTCCG aaaaactgTCGATATGACGGTCAGCTTGCTGTGTTTGGATCCGATATACAGCAGAGAATAGGCTCCCTCAAGTATTTTCTG GTGGGCGCAGGGGCTATTGGGTGTGAAATGTTGAAGAACTGGGCGATGATGGGAATGGCTTGTGCACCTGAGGGCCAGATCACGGTCACTGACATGGACATAATCGAGAAGTCAAACCTCAACAGACAGTTCCTCTTCCGGCCCTGGGATGTTCAG AAACCCAAGTCATCCACTGCAGGAAATGCTGTTAAACAGATGAACCCAGCAGTACGAATCCTCTCTCAGGAAAATAGGGTGGGGCCAGAAACAGAAAGTGTCTACACAGATGACTTTTTTGAGGCCCTGGATGGTGTTGCGAATGCTTTGGATAACGTCGATGCTA GGATGTACATGGACCGCAGATGTGTTTACTACTGCAAACCACTGCTAGAGTCTGGAACCCTAGGAACAAAAGGAAATGTGCAG GTTGTCATTCCTCACATGACAGAGTCCTACTCCTCTTCACAAGATCCCCCAGAAAAGTCAATCCCTATCTGCACCCTCAAGAACTTCCCAAATGCTATTGAACACACCTTACAG TGGGCCCGTGATATGTTTGAAGGCCTGTTTGTGCAGCCCATGGAGAATGCAGTACAGTATGTGACCGATCCAAAGTTCTTGGAGCGCGTACAGAAACTTGCGGGATCTCAACCA gtAGAAATGATTGATTCTGTAAAAAAGACTCTTGTTGATGAAAGGCCAATGAAATTTGAGGATTGTGTGGCATGGGCACGAAACTTGTGGCAAGAAAACTACTGCAACAACATTCGACAGTTACTTTTTAATTTCCCATCAGACCAG CTCACCAGCAGTGGTCAGCCATTTTGGTCTGGACCGAAAAGATGTCCACATCCTTTGACGTTCGATTCAAACAAT gAAGTCCATTTAGACTATGTGATGGCCGGAGCCAATTTGCGAGCTGAAATGTACGGCATTAAACAGGTACGTGATAGAGCAGCGATCAAGGGAATGGTAGACAAGGTGGTAGTGCCGGAGTTCGTGCCCAAATCTGGAGTGAGGATTGAGGTGACAGATGCTGAGTTGCAGAACCGTGCTGATGGACCTTCAG ACATGGATTCTTTCGAACGAATGATAAGTGCTCTCCCTCCACCTGACACACTGCAGAACCTCAAACTTACTCCTTTAGACTTTGAGAAGGATGATGATACCAATTTCCACATGGACTTCATTGTTGCGGCATCGAATCTCCGAGCTGAAAATTATGACATCCCACCAGCTGATAGACACAAG AGCAAGTTGATAGCTGGTAAAATCATTCCTGCGATAGCAACAACCACAGGTTTGGTGGTGGGTTTGGTCTGCCTGGAATTGTACAAG GTTATTCAAGGGCACAAGAAATTTGAGTCCTACAAAAATGGATTTGTGAACTTGGCATTGCCATTCTTTGCCTTCTCGGAGCCAATTGCCGCCCCCAAACAAAAG TACTATGACAAGGAGTTCACCCTGTGGGATAGGTTTGAGGTGCAGGGAGAAATGACGCTAAAAGAATTCTTAGATTACTTTCAG AATGAACATCACTTAGAGATCACTATGCTATCTCAGGGAGTCTGTATGCTCTACTCGTTCTTCATGCAGCCAGCAAAGAGAGAAGAGAGACTTGCTCTGCC ATTGTCGGAAGTGGTGAAGCGTGTGTCCAAGAAGAAGATCCCACCCTATGTGAAGGCCCTGGTTCTAGAACTGTGCTGTAACGATACTGATGGCGAAGATGTTGAGGTTCCCTATGTCAAATACATCCTGTAG